The proteins below come from a single Drosophila busckii strain San Diego stock center, stock number 13000-0081.31 chromosome X, ASM1175060v1, whole genome shotgun sequence genomic window:
- the LOC108606637 gene encoding maestro heat-like repeat-containing protein family member 1, translating into MDTRQRSPAGGPTTNAATTTTNSDKPTVLEGVLYNIFEGLTDKDEQVRQSMQQAIVRILETHPLRASHILIDYRRKHAKLSEQTVALLLDCIQRVVSAETPTPLPSAAHELLIALALEELTRSVDQHVPSIQNPALFILVAIGRGADCALVVETLQAHCGNSNNAQLPHFMLMQCLGQLAMANTAGLVPHIKAILARCLPHLGGIKQDHIKLAYAYAIGRFSEALLEHGTNTPEGETKAAANCTTEISVAYDVLFNQWLQSREPKICMEILQALSSMYPLLPTDRIQDQAPRLVPQILMLYRRNADRNAVTQFLCAVLKTNLSLNPQVLDSVIDALITHLFDLVCVNPDYEKPQTVKGHYEVLRCFNLLAANYAAKLMDTLLIHLRTNSERERIKSLLILTHLLNSCSVHVESRLHSLIECLKQLILAERSVKMKLTLLKTIVALAQKSLIKDKEFVWFVVRHSCKYSKLTQEQGTLEEHATLVLSCENALFMLASTVGTLDELLKRELLNYFVLLDYTDICGNLAKCLASLFAKSPHIEYDIASEEEQLPAAAASAEASGAGASEERIKRGKVVVPSAETLYARCLALLGNQACIKRASNILSFLKYYQPQLNPALEPLWAARISDLLLQINKPQTYLQQLHDFVLDTNEFLSTRDEQFAQRLANKLADQMYLYPMQLPASEWQLPELSAERGMLLQALALTLNQVTDVACIHTKLDLIVTTARQERLDKHVKHADYERRIEPCARALGYIARQHLAHVVKKLTELAQLGTRKHSTGFFSNLHFIKDTHKELETYKSNLLVVKAFGRIMDEADPLQSLQHLDDAMLSFLMQQLAVHKDQTIMSAILQTLLSICNQLIVTKEQLPAPLKHRKQIMETVFSIPIEAPFHDLPLLPTILKLGTDFIRIGGPDSEECVDGSVIFEIACKNFFGCAKQLKMKFDSQEDDEHNSFLAKHLNESLPQLNALVRVIVELDASPATLDLIIGILDGWLRDKNSEVRICASHVLNNTLEVYIKSMKIGGCEAPSKFNQTGQMLGKIVPRCIDSNGTVRQVSVDILQKTLEIACIYETLTIASIDSSAEWLKEIECIKEHIITDEPKQIYNLAGDIAKIIAQRISSFQYLQFCKTLLQSLRDPEQSSTIGASVVLKFFIQQKGSELFHAIPDLVKDSLVALQLCEVPRAKSGVLKALVALTKHHPKLVCTEMLQQPLPYDEHLVEYWHLVCNDPELTGIMLDNFLQLLSGACLHEPHELPAAGQRLASIQPFAIFCALHEMLPCKDIHDQLQSRFSEIFSMLLTSLSSYINLGAPMPSILAAPSSPNQPVKAATKFGFVPNKELVKLNPCQIALETFQAFLNNLEMEQIATVLTVNTQLASSSDWQSYIELLTPMAIGLVHQLQLHSPAMRQLVNALSKYVASPHDAQRVAAVGLYSRLVPLKPGGELASTIMLHLGGALSDPNAVVRGLSLQGMGYVGQLTEHESARYTEVAIQALLKGVDDTVGDCLINIPLESMRGLSRILQALPSERVEPFHVSLAIRIRPFFGNYSMEMREAAIILFGDLCESKHDDGNSSPTSSMEALREQLLANLFPLLLHLSESELAVASACRHTLLRVCRLLRAVRVNELAQQLQNEQLYYNSFVVEFVKTIALELTEHIQDFIDSCMPKLRSQWPEVRGSAAIVIGILHNFLSERNAQSESVASKIAVLLKDEQATVRVRAAQALGHFFGDI; encoded by the exons ATGGATACACGCCAGCGTAGTCCAGCTGgtgggccaacaacaaatgcagcgacaacaacaacaaatagcgaTAAACCAACGGTACTGGAAG GCGTTTTGTATAACATTTTCGAAGGCCTAACGGACAAAGATGAGCAGGTGCGTCAGTCCATGCAACAGGCCATAGTGCGCATACTGGAAACGCATCCGCTACGAGCCTCACACATACTCATCGACTATAGACGCAAACATGCCAAGCTGAGTGAACAAACTGTGGCATTGCTGCTAGA ctgcataCAGCGCGTAGTTAGCGCTGAGACGCCCACACCGCTGCCTAGCGCTGCGCATGAGCTATTAATAGCCTTGGCCTTGGAGGAGCTGACACGCAGCGTGGATCAGCATGTGCCCAGCATACAGAATCCAGCTTTATTCATACTTGTGGCCATTGGACGTGGCGCTGATTGTGCGCTGGTGGTGGAAACACTGCAGGCGCattgtggcaacagcaacaatgcacAGCTGCCGCACTTTATGCTGATGCAGTGCCTCGGCCAGCTGGCCATGGCGAATACAGCAGGCTTAGTGCCACACATAAAGGCGATACTGGCGCGCTGCCTGCCGCACTTGGGTGGCATCAAACAGGATCACATAAAGCTGGCCTATGCCTATGCCATAGGACGCTTTAGCGAGGCGCTGCTGGAGCATGGCACAAATACGCCGGAGGGTGAAACCAAAGCGGCAGCCAATTGCACCACAGAGATAAGCGTTGCCTACGATGTGCTCTTCAACCAGTGGCTGCAATCGCGTGAGCCCAAAATCTGCATGGAAATCCTGCAGGCATTGAGCAGCATGTATCCACTGCTGCCCACAGATCGCATACAGGACCAGGCGCCACGTTTGGTGCCACAAATTCTCATGCTCTATCGTCGCAATGCGGATCGCAATGCTGTTACACAATTTCTATGCGCCGTGCTCAAAACGAATCTCTCGCTGAACCCACAGGTGCTGGATAGTGTCATAGATGCGCTAATTACACATCTGTTCGATCTGGTTTGCGTGAATCCCGACTACGAGAAGCCGCAGACGGTGAAAGGACACTACGAAGTGCTGCGTTgtttcaatttgctggcagccAATTATGCAGCCAAGCTAATGGACACGCTGCTGATACATTTGCGCACCAATAGCGAGCGTGAGCGCATCAAGTCGCTGCTCATACTGACGCACTTGCTCAACAGCTGTTCGGTGCATGTGGAGAGTCGCCTGCACTCGCTGATCGAATGCCTCAAGCAACTGATACTAGCGGAGCGCAGCGTTAAGATGAAGCTAACGCTGCTCAAGACAATTGTAGCGCTGGCGCAAAAGTCGCTGATCAAGGACAAGGagtttgtttggtttgttgtGCGTCACAGCTGCAAGTACAGCAAGTTGACACAGGAGCAGGGCACGCTGGAGGAGCATGCCACGCTGGTGCTGAGCTGTGAGAATGCGCTATTCATGCTGGCCAGCACAGTGGGCACGCTGGATGAGCTGCTGAAGCGCGAGCTGCTCAACTATTTTGTGCTGCTGGACTACACGGACATTTGTGGCAATCTGGCCAAATGCTTGGCCAGTCTATTTGCCAAATCGCCGCATATAGAGTACGATATAGCCAGcgaggaggagcagctgcctgcagcagctgcaagcgctGAAGCAAGCGGCGCCGGCGCCAGCGAGGAGCGCATCAAGCGCGGCAAGGTGGTGGTGCCCAGTGCGGAAACACTCTATGCTCGCTGCCTGGCGCTGCTGGGCAATCAGGCGTGCATTAAGCGCGCCTCCAACATACTCAGCTTCCTCAAGTATTACCAGCCGCAGCTGAATCCGGCGCTGGAGCCGCTCTGGGCAGCGCGCATTTCGgatctgctgctgcaaataaacaagccGCAAACGtatttgcaacagctgcacgACTTTGTGCTCGATACCAATGAGTTCTTGTCAACGCGCGACGAGCAATTCGCTCAGCGGCTGGCCAACAAGCTGGCGGATCAGATGTATTTGTATCCCATGCAGCTGCCCGCATCGGAGTGGCAGCTGCCGGAGCTGAGCGCCGAGCGCGGCATGCTGCTGCAAGCTCTGGCGCTGACGCTCAACCAGGTCACCGATGTGGCCTGCATACACACCAAGCTGGATCTGATAGTGACGACGGCGCGTCAGGAGCGGCTCGATAAGCATGTCAAGCATGCGGACTACGAGCGTCGCATTGAGCCCTGTGCACGCGCCTTGGGCTACATAGCGCGTCAGCATTTGGCGCATGTGGTCAAGAAGCTAACGGAGCTGGCGCAGCTGGGCACACGCAAACACTCGACGGGCTTctttagcaatttgcatttcatcAAGGATACGCATAAGGAGCTGGAGACATACAAGAGCAATCTGCTTGTGGTCAAGGCTTTTGGTCGCATCATGGATGAGGCGGATCCGCTGCAATCGCTGCAGCATTTGGACGATGCCATGTTGAGTTTCCtcatgcagcagctggcggTGCACAAGGATCAAACGATTATGTCTGCCATATTGCAAACGCTGCTGAGCATTTGCAATCAACTGATTGTCACCAAAGAGCAGCTGCCTGCGCCGCTCAAGCATCGCAAGCAGATTATGGAAACGGTCTTTAGCATACCCATAGAGGCGCCGTTTCACgatctgccgctgctgcccacCATACTCAAGCTGGGCACCGACTTTATACGCATTG GTGGTCCAGATAGCGAGGAGTGCGTGGACGGCAGCGTCATCTTTGAAATCGCCTGCAAGAACTTCTTTGGCTGTGCCAAGCAGCTGAAGATGAAATTCGATTCACAGGAGGATGATGAGCATAACAGTTTTCTGGCCAAGCATTTGAATGAATCGCTGCCGCAGCTGAACGCGCTGGTGCGTGTCATAGTCGAGCTGGACGCCTCGCCGGCCACATTGGATCTCATCATTGGCATACTCGATGGCTGGCTGCGCGATAAGAACTCCGAGGTGCGCATCTGCGCCAGCCATGTGCTCAACAATACGCTGGAGGTTTACATTAAGTCCATGAAAATCGGCGGCTGTGAGGCGCCATCGAAGTTCAATCAAACGGGCCAAATGCTGGGCAAGATTGTGCCACGCTGCATTGACTCCAATGGCACGGTGCGTCAGGTCTCAGTGGATATATTGCAGAAGACGCTGGAGATTGCCTGCATCTATGAGACGCTCACCATAGCGAGCATCGACAGCAGCGCCGAGTGGCTAAAGGAGATCGAGTGCATCAAGGAGCACATCATAACCGATGAGCCCAAGCAGATATATAATCTGGCTGGCGACATAGCCAAGATTATAGCACAGCGTATATCCAGCTTTCAGTACTTGCAGTTCTG caaaactttgctgcagtcgctgcgtGATCCAGAGCAAAGCTCCACCATTGGCGCCAGCGTAGTGTTGAAATTCTTTATACAGCAAAAGGGCTCGGAGCTGTTTCATGCTATACCCGATCTGGTCAAGGATTCGCTGGTCGCGCTGCAGCTTTGCGAGGTGCCGCGTGCCAAGTCGGGCGTGCTCAAGGCGCTGGTCGCGCTAACCAAGCATCATCCCAAACTGGTCTGCACCGAAATGCTGCAACAGCCGCTGCCCTACGACGAGCATCTGGTCGAGTATTGGCATCTGGTCTGCAATGACCCAGAGCTCACTGGCATCATGTTGGACAACTTTCTGCAGCTGCTAAGCGGCGCCTGTTTGCATGAGCCGCACGAGCTGCCAGCCGCTGGCCAGCGCTTGGCCAGCATACAACCCTTTGCTATATTCTGTGCGCTCCACGAGATGCTGCCCTGCAAGGATATACACGAT caattGCAATCACGTTTCTCGGAAATCTTTAGCATGCTGCTTACCTCGCTCTCCAGCTACATCAATCTGGGCGCTCCTATGCCCAGCATATTGGCTGCACCATCAAGTCCCAATCAGCCTGTCAAGGCGGCGACCAAATTTGGCTTTGTGCCCAACAAGGAGCTGGTCAAGCTGAATCCCTGCCAAATAGCGCTCGAAACGTTTCAGGCTTTTCTCAACAATCTCGAAATGGAGCAAATCGCCACAGTGCTGACGGTGAACACACAGCTGGCGTCCAGCAGCGATTGGCAGAGCTACATAGAGCTGCTGACGCCCATGGCCATTGGACTGGtgcatcagctgcagctgcactcGCCGGCAATGCGTCAGCTGGTGAACGCATTGAGCAAATATGTCGCCTCACCGCATGATGCACAGCGTGTGGCCGCAGTGGGTCTCTATTCGCGTCTGGTGCCGCTCAAGCCAGGCGGCGAGCTGGCCAGCACCATAATGCTGCATCTGGGCGGCGCGCTGAGTGATCCGAATGCCGTGGTGCGTGGCCTCAGTCTCCAGGGCATGGGCTATGTGGGCCAGCTGACGGAGCATGAGTCCGCGCGCTACACGGAGGTGGCCATACAGGCGCTGCTCAAGGGCGTGGACGATACAGTGGGCGATTGCCTCATCAATATTCCGCTGGAGAGCATGCGTGGACTCTCACGCATCTTGCAGGCGCTGCCCAGCGAACGTGTCGAGCCCTTCCATGTCTCGCTGGCCATACGCATACGTCCGTTCTTTGGCAATTACTCAATGGAAATGCGCGAGGCGGCAATTATTCTGTTTGGTGATCTATGCGAGTCGAAGCATGACGATGGCAACAGTTCACCCACCTCGTCGATGGAAGCGCTGCGCgaacagctgctggccaatcTATtcccgctgctgttgcatctCAGCGAAAGCGAACTGGCCGTGGCCAGCGCCTGTCGCCACACGCTGCTGCGCGTCTGTCGCCTGCTGCGCGCCGTGCGCGTTAACGAGCTcgcccagcagctgcaaaatgaGCAGCTTTACTACAACAGTTTTGTGGTGGAGtttgtcaaaacaatt GCCTTGGAGCTGACAGAGCACATACAGGATTTTATAGACTCGTGCATGCCCAAGCTGCGTAGTCAGTGGCCCGAAGTGcgcggcagcgctgccattGTCATAG GCATCTTGCACAATTTTCTCAGCGAACGGAATGCGCAGTCGGAGTCGGTGGCCAGCAAAATAGCCGTGTTGCTGAAGGACGAGCAGGCAACGGTGCGAGTGCGTGCC
- the LOC108606639 gene encoding mitochondrial import inner membrane translocase subunit Tim29, translated as MRLLNLGVGKRVTALRVRLEDKFTLPERFKGTVVEKWANYWKGLMRDYSEVAINVVKESYNKPKKALFYGGATLFLYEAAKRSPDQEAFNTLMRNQTNRLITLPPAQQNPESAQYMLMLERAINHKKLRLLPLGICTIVWVDMYDEDDCTYPAICEYTTVGMLNFHERIIDVGFWNNFWRLRWKMRNYDISYL; from the coding sequence ATGCGCTTGCTTAATTTGGGCGTTGGTAAACGCGTTACGGCCTTGCGCGTGCGCTTAGAGGACAAATTTACGTTGCCGGAGCGCTTTAAGGGCACAGTTGTGGAGAAGTGGGCTAACTACTGGAAGGGACTGATGCGCGACTACTCTGAGGTGGCCATCAACGTTGTCAAGGAGTCTTACAACAAGCCCAAGAAAGCGTTGTTCTATGGCGGCGCCACGTTGTTTCTCTACGAGGCTGCCAAGCGTAGTCCAGATCAGGAAGCGTTCAATACATTGATGCGTAACCAAACCAACCGCCTGATAACATTACCTCCAGCACAACAGAATCCAGAATCAGCACAATACATGCTTATGCTGGAGCGTGCTATTAACCATAAGAAACTGCGCCTGCTGCCGCTGGGCATTTGCACAATTGTGTGGGTTGATATGTACGATGAGGATGACTGCACCTATCCGGCTATTTGTGAATACACCACAGTGGGCATGCTGAACTTTCACGAGCGTATTATCGATGTAGGTTTCTGGAACAATTTCTGGCGGCTCAGGTGGAAGATGCGTAACTATGACATTAGCTATCTGTGA
- the LOC108607128 gene encoding sodium-dependent neutral amino acid transporter B(0)AT3, which translates to MANTAQLLRRQSSRDIVLKSQKSIDQLELRELRGRLVPKEHGVSHHHHTSLHQHHQPMYGATNQGFMSDAFDESSELEQEPAFGSEASTSKAKAEILAAAAEQQDIVEGEKEGEERESWDSKIMFLLATIGYAVGLGNVWRFPYLAQKNGGGAFLVPYFIMLCVQGIPIFYLELAIGQRLRKGAIGVWSQVSPYLGGIGISSAVVSFIVALYYNTIIAWCLIYLLHSFESPLPWADCPTRLYKNFTYDHEPECVASSPTAFYWYRTTLQCSESVDMPENFNYHMAIALIVSWFLVYICMVQGITSSGKIVYMTAIFPYVVLIIFFFRGITLKGAADGVAHLFTPRWETLLDPVVWLEAGTQIFFSLGLAFGGLIAFSSYNPANNNCYRDAILVSLTNCGTSMFAGVVVFSVIGFKATATFDRCTEERASLVFQNRTSNLPICDLQKELANSASGTGLAFIIFTEAINQFPGAQLWAVLFFLMLFTLGIDSQFGTLEGVVTSLVDMKLFPNMPKEYIVGALCLSCCLISMCFANGAGSYIFQLMDSFAGNFPLLIIALFECLAISYIYGVRRFSDDIEMMTGSRPSFYWMFCWKYLSPAAMVTILMASLYQLVTDGSSYPAWIAAQGATQSMEWPHWCIVIAFILIFSSILWIPIVAVLRLCGIKVVEDTDPAWFPEAELKEVHGIVPHEPTELERSIFCFNMDGTEGMCCPKYGLPEKSLEEEEE; encoded by the exons atggCGAACACAGCACAATTACTGCGACGTCAAAGCTCGCGCGACATTGTGCTCAAAAGCCAGAAGAGCATTGATCAGCTGGAGCTAAGA GAGCTGCGCGGACGCTTGGTGCCCAAGGAACATGGCGTTAGCCATCATCATCACACATCGCTgcatcaacatcatcagccGATGTATGGCGCCACAAATCAGGGCTTTATGTCAGATGCATTTGATGAATCATcggagctggagcaggagcCCGCCTTTGGCTCAGAGGCAAGCACCAGCAAAGCTAAGGCAGAGATTCTTGCAGCGGCAGCCGAACAGCAGGACATTGTTGAAGGCGAAAAGGAGGGCGAGGAGCGTGAGAGCTGGGACAGCAAAATTATGTTTCTATTGGCCACCATAGG CTATGCTGTGGGCTTGGGCAATGTCTGGCGCTTTCCCTACTTGGCGCAAAAGAATGGCGGCGGCGCTTTTCTGGTGCCCTACTTCATTATGCTCTGCGTACAGGGCATACCCATTTTCTATTTGGAGCTGGCCATTGGTCAGCGCTTGCGCAAGGGCGCCATTGGCGTGTGGAGTCAAGTGTCGCCCTATTTGGGCGGCATTGGCATCTCCTCGGCCGTTGTTAGCTTCATTGTGGCGCTTTACTACAACACGATTATCGCCTGGTGCTTGATCTATTTGCTGCACAGCTTCGAGTCGCCGCTGCCCTGGGCTGACTGCCCTACGCGTCTCTACAAGAACTTTACCTACGATCATGAGCCGGAGTGCGTGGCCTCATCGCCCACGGCGTTCTATTGGTATCGCACCACTTTGCAGTGCTCGGAGAGCGTCGATATGCCGGAGAACTTCAATTATCACATGGCCATTGCTTTGATTGTCTCCTGGTTCTTGGTCTACATATGCATGGTGCAGGGCATTACCTCGTCGGGCAAAATTGTCTACATGACCGCCATTTTTCCCTATGTGGTGctcattatatttttctttcgcGGCATTACGCTCAAGGGCGCCGCCGATGGAGTTGCGCATTTGTTTACACCGCGCTGGGAAACGCTGCTGGATCCAGTTGTGTGGCTGGAGGCCGGCACACAAATATTCTTCTCGCTGGGCTTGGCTTTTGGCGGCTTGATTGCCTTCAGCTCCTACAATCCGGCGAACAACAATTGCTATAGAGATGCCATCTTGGTATCGCTCACCAATTGCGGCACTTCCATGTTTGCTGGCGTCGTAGTCTTCTCGGTTATTGGCTTTAAGGCTACGGCTACGTTTGATCGCTGCACCGAAGAGCGCGCCTCCCTGGTATTCCAGAATCGCACCAGCAATTTGCCCATTTGTGATCTGCAGAAGGAACTGGCCAAT AGCGCCTCAGGCACTGGACTGGCATTCATCATTTTTACGGAGGCCATCAATCAATTTCCAGGCGCACAGCTCTGGGCTGTGCTCTTCTTTCTCATGCTGTTCACCCTGGGCATTGATTCGCAGTTTGGCACGCTAGAGGGCGTTGTTACCTCGCTGGTGGACATGAAACTGTTTCCCAATATGCCCAAGGAGTACATAGTGGGC gcCCTGTGCCTCTCCTGCTGTCTCATATCCATGTGCTTTGCCAATGGCGCCGGCAGCTACATCTTTCAGCTGATGGACAGCTTTGCCGGCAACTTTCCGCTGCTGATCATTGCGCTCTTCGAGTGCCTGGCCATTAGCTATATCTATGGCGTGCGTCGCTTCTCGGATGACATTGAAATGATGACGGGCTCCAGGCCCAGTTTCTATTGGATGTTCTGCTGGAAGTATTTGTCACCCGCCGCTATGGTGACCATACTAATGGCCTCGCTGTATCAGCTGGTGACCGATGGCAGCAGCTATCCGGCCTGGATTGCAGCCCAAGGTGCCACACAGTCCATGGAGTGGCCACATTGGTGCATTGTCATTGCCTTTATACTCATCTTCTCCTCCATACTGTGGATACCCATTGTGGCCGTGCTGCGTCTGTGCGGCATTAAGGTCGTTGAGGATACCGATCCCGCCTGGTTCCCAGAGGCGGAGCTTAAGGAGGTGCATGGCATTGTGCCGCACGAGCCCACTGAGCTGGAGCGCAGCATTTTCTGCTTCAACATGGACGGCACGGAGGGCATGTGCTGTCCCAAGTATGGACTGCCCGAGAAGTCGctcgaggaggaggaggagtaA